One stretch of Equus przewalskii isolate Varuska chromosome 9, EquPr2, whole genome shotgun sequence DNA includes these proteins:
- the FILIP1 gene encoding filamin-A-interacting protein 1 isoform X5, whose protein sequence is MLVDERQMHIEQLGLQSQKVQDLTQKLREEEEKLKAVTSKSKEDRQRLLRLEADFEHKASRFSQEHEEMNAKLANQESHNRQLRLKLVGLTQRIEELEETNKNLQKAEEELQELREKIAKGECGNSSLMAEVENLRKRVLEMEGKDEEITKTESQCRELRKKLQEEEHHSRELKLEVEKLQKRMSELEKLEEAFSKSKSECTQLHLNLEKEKNLTKDLLNELEVVKSRVKELECSESRLEKAELSLKDDLTKLKSFTVMLVDERKNMMEKIKQEERKVDGLNKNFKVEQGKVMDVTEKLIEESKKLLKLKSEMEEKVYNLTKERDELIGKLKSEEEKSSELSCSVDLLKKRLDGLGEVEREITRGRSRKGPELICPEDNKIKELTLEIERLKKRLQQLEVVEGDLMKTEDEYDQLEQKFRTEQDKANFLSQQLEEIKHQIAKNKAIEKGEAVSQEAELRHRFRLEEAKSRDLKAEVQALKEKIHELMNKEDQLSQLQVDYSVLQQRFMEEENKNKNMGQEVLNLTKELELSKRYSRALRPSVNGRRMVDIPVTSTGVQTDAVSSEVAEEETPAVFIRKSFQEENHIMSNLRQVGLKKPMERSSVLDRYPPAANELTMRKSWIPWMRKRENGPPMSQEKGPRTNSSPGHPGELVLSPKQGQPLHIRVTPDHENSTATLEITSPTSEEFFSSTTVIPTLGNQKPRITIIPSPNVMSQKPKSGDTTLGTERAMSPVTITTFSREKTPESGRGAFADRPTSPIQIMTVSTSAAPAEIAVSPEAQDMPMGRTVLKVTPEKQTVPTPVRKYNSNANIITTEDNKIHIHLGSQFKRSPGTSADGASPVITVRPVNVTAEKEVSTGTVLRSPRNHLSSRPGASKVTSTITITPATTAPTRGTQSVSGQDGSSQRPTPTRIPMSKGMKAGKPVVAASGAGNLTKFEPRAETQSMKIELKKSAAGSATSLGGGKG, encoded by the exons ATGCTGGTGGATGAAAGGCAAATGCATATTGAGCAACTTGGTCTGCAAAGCCAGAAAGTCCAGGATCTTACCCAGAAActgagggaagaagaagagaagctcAAGGCCGTTACTTCCAAATCCAAGGAAGACAGGCAGAGGCTGCTCCGGTTAGAAGCGGACTTTGAGCACAAGGCTTCAAGGTTTTCCCAGGAGCATGAAGAGATGAACGCGAAGCTGGCTAACCAAGAGTCTCACAATAGGCAGCTCAGACTCAAGCTGGTTGGCTTAACTCAGAGAATCGAGGAGCTGGAAGAGACCAACAAAAATCttcaaaaggcagaggaagaactTCAGGAATTAAGAGAGAAAATTGCCAAAGGGGAATGCGGCAACTCCAGCCTCATGGCAGAAGTGGAAAATCTCCGCAAGCGCGTGCTTGAAATGGAAGGTAAAGATGAGGAGATCACTAAAACTGAGTCTCAGTGCAGGGAGCTGAGGAAGAAGCTGCAAGAAGAAGAACACCACAGTCGGGAGCTCAAACTTGAAGTTGAGAAGTTACAGAAGAGAATGTCTGAACTGGAAAAATTGGAAGAAGCATTTAGCAAGAGTAAATCTGAATGCACCCAGCTACATTtaaatctggagaaagaaaagaacttaacCAAAGACCTGCTAAATGAATTGGAGGTGGTGAAGAGTCGAGTTAAAGAACTGGAATGTTCTGAAAGTAGATTGGAAAAAGCTGAATTAAGCCTAAAAGATGATCTTACAAAGTTGAAGTCATTTACCGTGATGCTGgttgatgaaaggaaaaatatgatggaaaaaataaagcaagaagagagaaaagtggatggactcaataaaaattttaaggtagAACAAGGAAAGGTTATGGATGTAACTGAAAAATTAATTGAAGAAAGCAAGAagcttttaaaactgaaatccGAAATGGAGGAAAAGGTATACAATTtgacaaaagagagagatgagttAATAGGCAAGctgaaaagtgaagaagaaaaatcctctGAATTAAGCTGCAGTGTTGACTTATTAAAGAAGAGACTTGATGGGCTAGGAGAAGTTGAAAGAGAAATAACCAGAGGAAGGTCTCGAAAAGGACCTGAGCTTATCTGCCCAGAAGATAACAAGATTAAGGAACTAACCCTTGAAATTGAGAGACTGAAGAAACGTCTCCAGCAGTTGGAGGTGGTCGAAGGGGATTTGATGAAGACAGAGGATGAGTATGATCAGCTGGAGCAGAAATTTAGAACTGAGCAGGATAAGGCTAACTTCCTCTCTCAACAACTGGAGGAGATAAAGCACCAAATTGCCAAGAATAAAGCAATAGAGAAAGGCGAGGCTGTGAGTCAGGAAGCTGAGCTGAGACACAGATTTAGGTTGGAAGAAGCTAAAAGTCGAGACTTGAAAGCGGAAGTGCAAGCTCTTAAAGAGAAGATTcatgaattaatgaacaaagaaGATCAACTTTCTCAGCTCCAAGTGGATTATTCGGTGCTTCAACAAAGATttatggaagaagaaaataagaacaagaacATGGGGCAGGAAGTCCTCAATCTGACCAAAGAGTTGGAGCTTTCGAAGCGTTACAGCAGAGCTCTTCGACCCAGTGTGAATGGAAGAAGAATGGTGGACATTCCTGTGACGTCGACTGGAGTTCAGACTGATGCTGTCAGTAGTGAGGTGGCGGAGGAAGAAACGCCAGCAGTATTTATACGGAAATCCTTTCAAGAAGAGAATCATATCATGAGTAATCTTCGCCAGGTGGGACTGAAGAAACCTATGGAACGATCCTCCGTTCTAGACAGGTATCCTCCAGCAGCAAATGAGCTCACTATGAGAAAGTCTTGGATTCCATggatgagaaaaagggaaaacgGGCCCCCGATGTCTCAAGAGAAAGGGCCTCGAACAAACTCCAGTCCAGGACACCCAGGAGAGCTGGTCCTTTCGCCaaagcagggccagcccctgcatatCCGAGTGACCCCAGACCACGAGAACAGTACCGCGACTTTGGAGATAACGAGCCCGACATCCGAAGAATTTTTTTCTAGTACCACTGTCATTCCTACCTTAGGGAATCAGAAACCAAGGATAACCATTATTCCGTCACCAAATGTTATGTCTCAAAAACCAAAAAGTGGAGACACTACTCTTGGCACAGAACGAGCCATGTCCCCAGTCACAATTACGACGTTTTCCAGAGAGAAGACGCCAGAAAGTGGAAGAGGCGCGTTTGCCGACAGGCCCACATCCCCCATTCAGATAATGACAGTGTCTACATCAGCAGCTCCAGCTGAGATTGCTGTCTCTCCCGAAGCCCAGGACATGCCCATGGGAAGGACTGTCCTCAAAGTCACCCCAGAGAAACAGACTGTTCCGACTCCAGTGCGGAAATACAACTCCAATGCCAATATCATAACTACGGAAGACAACAAAATTCACATTCACTTAGGTTCGCAGTTTAAACGATCCCCTGGGACTTCAGCTGACGGAGCAAGTCCAGTTATTACCGTCCGACCTGTCAACGTGACAGCTGAAAAGGAGGTTTCCACTGGTACCGTCCTTCGCTCCCCCAGGAACCATCTCTCGTCCCGCCCTGGCGCGAGCAAAGTGACGAGCACTATCACCATCACGCCGGCCACCACCGCACCCACCCGAGGAACCCAGTCAGTG TCAGGACAAGACGGGTCATCCCAGCGGCCTACACCCACCCGCATTCCTATGTCAAAAGGTATGAAAGCAGGAAAGCCAGTAGTGGCAGCCTCAGGAGCAGGAAATCTGACCAAATTCGAGCCTCGAGCTGAGACTCAGTCTATGAAAATAGAGCTGAAGAAATCTGCAGCCGGCAGCGCTACCTCTCTTGGAGGGGGGAAGGGCTGA